A genomic region of Gossypium hirsutum isolate 1008001.06 chromosome D01, Gossypium_hirsutum_v2.1, whole genome shotgun sequence contains the following coding sequences:
- the LOC121213739 gene encoding DNA repair protein recA homolog 1, chloroplastic — translation MDSSLVFSLELKLHHHSLPFPTHFQRRPFLTSSNFHLAAAKKPPRKVHCEFEPKVNGALSQDPDSRFLDRQKALEAAMNDINSSFGKGSVTRLGSAGGALVETFPSGCLTLDLALGGGLPKGRIVEVYGPESSGKTTLALHAIAEVQKLGGNAMLVDAEHAFDPAYSKALGVDVENLIVCQPDNGEMALEIADRMCRSGAVDLICVDSVSALTPRAEIEGEIGMQQMGLQARLMSQALRKMSGNASKAGCTLIFLNQIRYKIGVYYGNPEVTSGGIALKFFASVRLEIRSTGKIKSVKGDEDIGLRVRVRVQKSKVSRPYKQAEFEIIFGEGVSKLGCILDCAEMMDVVTKKGSWYSYGDHRLGQGRDRALQYLRDNPILRDEIEKIARSMIADGTEHLSSTHVKSLSFPPQDEDIYEEV, via the exons ATGGATTCTTCTTTAGTTTTCTCTTTGGAACTGAAACTCCACCATCACTCTTTGCCTTTCCCAACCCATTTCCAAAGACGTCCGTTTCTCACTTCATCCAACTTCCACTTAGCGGCGGCCAAGAAACCACCCAGGAAAGTTCACTGTGAATTCGAACCCAAAGTTAATGGTGCTCTCTCACAGGACCCTGATTCCCGTTTCCTCGACCGG CAAAAAGCATTGGAGGCTGCAATGAATGATATAAATAGTTCATTTGGAAAAGGAAGTGTTACAAGATTGGGGAGTGCTGGTGGAGCATTGGT TGAAACTTTTCCAAGTGGTTGTTTGACGCTAGATTTAGCCTTAGGTGGTGGCCTTCCCAAAGGAAGAATTGTGGAG GTATATGGACCAGAAAGTAGTGGAAAAACTACCCTAGCACTCCATGCCATTGCTGAAGTGCAG AAGCTTGGTGGCAACGCGATGCTTGTTGATGCAGAGCATGCTTTTGATCCAGCATATTCAAAAGCATTGGGAGTAGATGTCGAGAATTTGATTGTGTGCCAGCCGGATAATGGGGAAATGGCATTAGAAA TTGCGGATCGTATGTGCAGGTCTGGTGCTGTAGATTTAATTTGTGTTGATTCAGTATCAGCTCTCACTCCACGGGCAGAGATTGAA GGTGAGATCGGGATGCAGCAAATGGGATTGCAAGCACGTCTTATGAGTCAGGCTTTACGTAAGATGTCAGGAAATGCTTCTAAAGCTGGTTGTACTCTAATTTTTCTTAATCAAATAAGATATAAG ATTGGAGTATATTATGGGAACCCAGAAGTGACTAGTGGAGGAATTGCATTAAAGTTCTTTGCCTCAGTTCGTCTTGAAATACGTTCTACTGGGAAGATAAAGTCT GTTAAAGGTGATGAGGACATTGGGCTTCGTGTTCGTGTAAGAGTGCAGAAGAGTAAG GTCTCAAGGCCATACAAGCAAGCAGAATTTGAAATCATATTCGGAGAGGGAGTAAGCAAATTG GGATGCATTTTAGATTGTGCTGAAATGATGGATGTTGTCACAAAGAAGGGCTCTTGGTACAGCTATGGGGACCATAG GCTGGGGCAAGGCAGAGATAGAGCACTACAATACTTGAGAGACAACCCTATTCTACGTGACGAAATCGAGAAG
- the LOC121213742 gene encoding NAC domain-containing protein 21/22 has translation MSNISLVEAKLPPGFRFHPKDEELVCDYLMKKVASADTLQLMIEVDLNKCEPWDIPETAGVGGKEWYFYSKRDRKYATGLRTNRATCSGYWKATGKDRAIHSKGMVVGMRKTLVFYNGRAPKGTKSDWVMHEFRLDGPLSPPNLATLKEDWVLCRVFHKTRDTITKPSSMGTTCLDDTSSSSQLPPLTDPYLISDHTGPNSNEQVPCFSVLSQTDPNSFKVEMQPNMPTETLTSSSSVDHQQQQQQMMPAINDITSCLDSFPGDKMVIKAVLNNLTQLDTYLNVKESTSFDGGISSDHSYLSGIWDCPTFGINY, from the exons atgagtaaCATAAGCTTGGTGGAAGCCAAGTTACCACCTGGTTTCAGGTTCCACCCTAAAGATGAAGAACTGgtttgtgattatttgatgaaGAAGGTGGCTTCTGCTGATACTTTGCAACTCATGATCGAAGTTGACCTCAACAAGTGTGAGCCATGGGATATTCCTG AAACGGCTGGAGTGGGAGGCAAAGAATGGTATTTTTACAGCAAAAGAGACAGGAAATATGCAACGGGGCTGAGGACAAATAGGGCAACATGCAGTGGGTATTGGAAGGCAACGGGGAAAGATAGGGCAATCCATAGCAAAGGCATGGTGGTAGGAATGAGGAAAACCTTGGTGTTCTACAATGGCAGGGCACCTAAAGGTACAAAGTCTGACTGGGTCATGCATGAATTCAGGCTTGATGGCCCCCTTTCTCCTCCAAACCTTGCCACTCTCAAG GAAGATTGGGTCTTATGTCGAGTTTTCCATAAAACAAGAGACACCATTACCAAACCTTCTAGCATGGGAACAACCTGTTTGGACGACACAAGCTCTTCATCCCAGCTCCCACCATTGACGGATCCTTACCTAATCTCCGACCACACCGGACCGAACTCCAACGAGCAAGTGCCCTGCTTCTCCGTTCTATCTCAAACCGATCCGAACAGTTTCAAAGTCGAAATGCAACCGAACATGCCAACTGAAACCCTAACATCATCATCATCGGTCGatcatcaacaacaacaacaacaaatgaTGCCAGCCATTAACGACATAACTTCATGTTTAGATTCATTCCCAGGAGACAAAATGGTGATCAAAGCTGTATTGAACAATCTGACACAGCTGGATACTTATCTTAATGTCAAGGAATCGACAAGCTTCGATGGAGGAATTAGTTCAGACCACAGCTACTTGTCTGGAATTTGGGATTGTCCTACATTtggaattaattattaa